In Chelonia mydas isolate rCheMyd1 chromosome 28, rCheMyd1.pri.v2, whole genome shotgun sequence, a single window of DNA contains:
- the LOC102943236 gene encoding zinc finger protein 883 isoform X20, protein MRRGRARRGCISQSPWFGSRAGRDQLLGRRVCAGETFIHPPVPGPGPARPAAELQPPGFPISKRDVISWLEQGENPWVPDLHGSEKKVILRAACKGVGMVSENEEKPQQEDAEQVEFHEMLSGRSKGNDSGSCALSEKEETCESQHRPEENLSSHSDLIIHERINMKKARYTCRECGKNFNRSSEHIRHRRIHTGETPYACSECGKSFSQSSNLIRHHRMHTGEKPYMCSECGKSFSRRSNLITHQRIHTGEKPYRCSECGKRFIDGSALISHQRIHTGERPYTCSECGKGFKHSSHLITHQRIHTGEKPYGCSECGKHFIDGSALISHQRIHSGEMPYSCSECGKSFNQSSHLITHQRIHTGEKPYRCSECGKHFIDSSALISHQRIHSGEMPYICSECGKSFYQSYALITHQRIHTGEMPYTCSECRKSFIHSSALISHQRIHTGERPYTCSECRKSFNQSSALITHQRIHTGERPYSCSECRKSFSRSSALITHQRIHTGEMPYTCSECGKSFSWHSNLITHRRIHSGERPYTCSACGKSFNQSSSLIRHNKIHMRENCNKCLD, encoded by the exons ggtttcCAATTTCCAAACGTGATGTGATTTCATGGCTGGAACAAGGGGAAAACCCGTGGGTCCCAGATCTCCATGGCAGTGAGAAAAAAGTGATCCTGAGAGCTGCATGCAAAG GTGTtgggatggtgagtgagaatgaggagaaaccccagcaggaagatgctgagcaagtAGAATTCCATGAAatgttatcaggaagatccaAAGGAAATGATTCCGGGAGTTGTGCACTCTCAGAAAAAGAAGAAACTTGTGAgagtcagcacaggccagaggaAAACCTCAGTAGCCACTCAGACCTTATTATACACGAGAGAATCAACATGAAAAAGGCACGCTACACAtgccgtgagtgtgggaaaaatttTAATCGGAGCTCAGAACATATCAGAcataggagaatccacacaggagagacgcCTTAcgcatgctctgagtgtgggaaaagctttagtcaGAGCTCAAACCTTATCAGACATCATAGAAtgcacacaggggagaaaccctacatgtgctctgagtgcgggaaaagcttcagtcggcGCTCAAACcttatcacacatcagagaatccacacgggtgagaaaccttatagatgctctgagtgtgggaaacgcttCATTGATGGTTCAGCCCTCAtctcacatcagcgaatccacacaggagagaggccgtacacatgctctgagtgtgggaaaggcTTCAAACACAGCTCACACcttatcacacatcagagaatccacacaggtgagaaaccttacggatgctctgagtgtgggaagcACTTCATTGATGGTTCAGCCCTCAtctcacatcagcgaatccacagcGGAGAGATGCCCTACagctgctctgagtgtgggaaaagcttcaatcagagctcacaccttatcacacatcagagaatccacacgggtgagaaaccttatagatgctctgagtgtgggaagcACTTCATTGATAGTTCAGCCCTCAtctcacatcagcgaatccacagcGGAGAGATGCCCTACatatgctctgagtgtgggaaaagcttctaTCAGAGCTATGCTCtgatcacacatcagagaatccacactggagagatgccctacacatgctctgagtgcagGAAAAGCTTCATTCATAGTTCAGCCCTCAtttcacatcagagaatccacacaggagagagaccctacaccTGCTCTGAATgcaggaaaagcttcaatcagagctctGCCCtgatcacacatcagagaatccacacaggagagagaccctactcATGCTCTGAGtgcaggaaaagcttcagtcggagCTCTGCCcttatcacacatcagagaatccacacaggagagatgccctacacatgctctgagtgtgggaaaagctttagttGGCACTCAAACCTTATCACACATCGTAGaatacacagtggagagagaccctacacatgctctgcgtgtgggaaaagcttcaatcagagctcaagCCTTATTAGACATAATAAAATCCACATGAGAGAGAACTGTAATAAATGCCTTGACTAG
- the LOC102943236 gene encoding zinc finger protein 883 isoform X29 produces the protein MVSENEEKPQQEDAEQVEFHEMLSGRSKGNDSGSCALSEKEETCESQHRPEENLSSHSDLIIHERINMKKARYTCRECGKNFNRSSEHIRHRRIHTGETPYACSECGKSFSQSSNLIRHHRMHTGEKPYMCSECGKSFSRRSNLITHQRIHTGEKPYRCSECGKRFIDGSALISHQRIHTGERPYTCSECGKGFKHSSHLITHQRIHTGEKPYGCSECGKHFIDGSALISHQRIHSGEMPYSCSECGKSFNQSSHLITHQRIHTGEKPYRCSECGKHFIDSSALISHQRIHSGEMPYICSECGKSFYQSYALITHQRIHTGEMPYTCSECRKSFIHSSALISHQRIHTGERPYTCSECRKSFNQSSALITHQRIHTGERPYSCSECRKSFSRSSALITHQRIHTGEMPYTCSECGKSFSWHSNLITHRRIHSGERPYTCSACGKSFNQSSSLIRHNKIHMRENCNKCLD, from the coding sequence atggtgagtgagaatgaggagaaaccccagcaggaagatgctgagcaagtAGAATTCCATGAAatgttatcaggaagatccaAAGGAAATGATTCCGGGAGTTGTGCACTCTCAGAAAAAGAAGAAACTTGTGAgagtcagcacaggccagaggaAAACCTCAGTAGCCACTCAGACCTTATTATACACGAGAGAATCAACATGAAAAAGGCACGCTACACAtgccgtgagtgtgggaaaaatttTAATCGGAGCTCAGAACATATCAGAcataggagaatccacacaggagagacgcCTTAcgcatgctctgagtgtgggaaaagctttagtcaGAGCTCAAACCTTATCAGACATCATAGAAtgcacacaggggagaaaccctacatgtgctctgagtgcgggaaaagcttcagtcggcGCTCAAACcttatcacacatcagagaatccacacgggtgagaaaccttatagatgctctgagtgtgggaaacgcttCATTGATGGTTCAGCCCTCAtctcacatcagcgaatccacacaggagagaggccgtacacatgctctgagtgtgggaaaggcTTCAAACACAGCTCACACcttatcacacatcagagaatccacacaggtgagaaaccttacggatgctctgagtgtgggaagcACTTCATTGATGGTTCAGCCCTCAtctcacatcagcgaatccacagcGGAGAGATGCCCTACagctgctctgagtgtgggaaaagcttcaatcagagctcacaccttatcacacatcagagaatccacacgggtgagaaaccttatagatgctctgagtgtgggaagcACTTCATTGATAGTTCAGCCCTCAtctcacatcagcgaatccacagcGGAGAGATGCCCTACatatgctctgagtgtgggaaaagcttctaTCAGAGCTATGCTCtgatcacacatcagagaatccacactggagagatgccctacacatgctctgagtgcagGAAAAGCTTCATTCATAGTTCAGCCCTCAtttcacatcagagaatccacacaggagagagaccctacaccTGCTCTGAATgcaggaaaagcttcaatcagagctctGCCCtgatcacacatcagagaatccacacaggagagagaccctactcATGCTCTGAGtgcaggaaaagcttcagtcggagCTCTGCCcttatcacacatcagagaatccacacaggagagatgccctacacatgctctgagtgtgggaaaagctttagttGGCACTCAAACCTTATCACACATCGTAGaatacacagtggagagagaccctacacatgctctgcgtgtgggaaaagcttcaatcagagctcaagCCTTATTAGACATAATAAAATCCACATGAGAGAGAACTGTAATAAATGCCTTGACTAG